In Candidatus Sulfurimonas marisnigri, a single genomic region encodes these proteins:
- the rlmN gene encoding 23S rRNA (adenine(2503)-C(2))-methyltransferase RlmN: MSEIKPSLLDFTQKELMLLIKPPFRVKQIFGWLYHQYAEDFDDMKNIPKALKDELSDKFVVNPLTIINKEESIDGTIKYLLQMQDGKTMEAVWLKMKDTQFDESGEVIQEAKYTICVSTQVGCKVGCTFCLTAKGGFTRDLTAGEIVAQVVTLKRDNDHKHNRKINIVYMGMGEPLDNLSNLAKAIEIFKEDNGLCISAKRQTVSTSGLSNKIDQLGAMDLGVHIAISLHAVDDKLRTELIPMNKAHNINSIIEAVKRFPIDTRKRVMFEYLVIKNKNDDIASAKKLVKLLTGIKAKVNLIFFNPYPGTDYQRPTRANMVAFQEYLVNHGLLCTIRDSKGIDISAACGQLKEKELGKEK; encoded by the coding sequence ATGAGCGAAATAAAACCTTCACTGCTAGACTTCACACAAAAAGAGTTAATGCTCCTAATAAAACCACCATTTCGTGTAAAACAGATTTTTGGTTGGCTTTATCACCAATACGCAGAAGATTTTGATGATATGAAAAATATTCCAAAAGCTCTTAAAGATGAACTATCAGATAAGTTTGTCGTTAATCCTCTAACTATCATTAATAAAGAGGAATCAATTGATGGGACTATTAAGTATCTTCTACAGATGCAAGATGGCAAAACAATGGAGGCTGTTTGGCTAAAGATGAAAGATACTCAATTTGATGAGAGTGGTGAAGTTATACAAGAAGCAAAGTACACAATCTGCGTTTCTACACAAGTAGGATGCAAAGTAGGATGCACATTTTGTCTTACAGCCAAAGGTGGATTTACAAGAGATTTAACTGCCGGCGAAATAGTTGCTCAGGTAGTAACCCTTAAACGAGATAACGACCATAAACATAATCGAAAAATAAATATAGTCTACATGGGAATGGGTGAGCCACTTGATAACCTAAGTAACTTAGCTAAAGCGATAGAAATATTCAAAGAGGATAATGGGCTTTGTATCTCAGCAAAACGTCAAACAGTATCTACAAGTGGCTTAAGCAACAAGATAGACCAACTAGGGGCAATGGACCTTGGAGTTCACATTGCTATATCTCTTCATGCTGTAGATGATAAGCTTAGAACTGAGCTAATACCTATGAATAAAGCTCACAATATCAACTCTATTATAGAAGCAGTTAAGCGCTTTCCAATAGACACCAGAAAAAGAGTTATGTTTGAATATTTGGTAATTAAAAATAAAAATGACGATATTGCTTCCGCAAAGAAACTCGTTAAACTTTTAACTGGAATCAAAGCTAAAGTCAATCTTATATTTTTCAACCCTTATCCAGGAACTGACTATCAAAGACCTACAAGAGCCAATATGGTAGCTTTTCAAGAGTATTTAGTTAACCATGGCTTACTATGTACTATTCGTGACTCGAAAGGGATAGATATTAGTGCTGCATGTGGGCAACTAAAAGAAAAAGAGTTAGGTAAAGAAAAATGA
- the rsmA gene encoding 16S rRNA (adenine(1518)-N(6)/adenine(1519)-N(6))-dimethyltransferase RsmA, which translates to MEKIVAKKKFGQNFLKDETVLQKIVEAMPNNDNKIIEIGPGLGDLTKYLVDVKSVEAFEVDTDLCKLLQSKFDKEIATKQLHINCGDVLDAWQGSLIEESYDLVANLPYYIATNIILKALADPKCKNILVMVQLEVAEKFCAKEGEKVFGSLSIITQSVGNAHIVVKVPPTAFEPPPKIDSAVFLIEKKTDRCDENFEGMLRVAFKQPRKTLMKNLSVIYEKTILQEAFSELKLTPSIRPHQVSTVDYHQLYNKII; encoded by the coding sequence ATGGAAAAAATTGTAGCAAAAAAGAAGTTTGGACAAAATTTCTTAAAAGATGAAACTGTTTTACAAAAAATCGTCGAAGCGATGCCCAATAATGATAATAAAATCATTGAAATTGGACCTGGCTTAGGTGATTTAACTAAATATTTAGTAGATGTCAAAAGTGTAGAAGCTTTTGAGGTCGATACCGATTTGTGTAAACTGTTACAAAGTAAATTTGATAAAGAGATCGCTACCAAGCAGCTCCATATAAATTGTGGGGATGTACTTGATGCTTGGCAGGGTAGTTTAATAGAAGAGTCGTATGATTTGGTGGCAAATTTGCCATATTACATAGCGACAAATATAATTCTTAAAGCGCTCGCAGATCCAAAATGTAAAAATATACTTGTAATGGTACAACTTGAAGTTGCAGAAAAATTTTGTGCAAAGGAGGGTGAAAAGGTATTTGGTTCTTTGAGTATAATAACTCAAAGTGTAGGGAATGCACATATAGTTGTGAAAGTTCCGCCAACTGCTTTTGAACCTCCGCCAAAAATAGATTCTGCAGTTTTTTTGATTGAAAAAAAAACCGATAGATGTGATGAGAATTTTGAGGGCATGCTTAGAGTTGCATTTAAGCAGCCTAGAAAAACTCTTATGAAGAATTTATCGGTTATTTACGAAAAAACTATACTTCAGGAAGCTTTTTCAGAGCTAAAACTTACACCATCGATTCGTCCTCATCAGGTTTCTACCGTTGACTATCACCAACTCTATAATAAAATAATATAA
- a CDS encoding MBL fold metallo-hydrolase codes for MKKISLIIAMIVTFSLSLNAFSLGKLGEFKFEKVNGNVWIMHGPPENPSVENEGFMNNPSFVEGENGTIVIDPGGNYNVGKKIVAEYKKATDKPVLAILNTHKHGDHWFAGKAFAEAFPNAQSYAHPNMIKASKDGEARLWYNILEGLSKNLKGTDGPFPFPTKVLHDGDVLKVDGHTFKVFHPERAHTDTDILIEHVESKTLWLGDNLMDCRLGGMDESSSVHGNIALLEDIIAQRNGYKQYDLYVPGHGPSDKMHKVIDPFLNYFKTVLKWAKTAYEDGKESYEVKKDVAADLKDIQHWDEFDRQMGKHLMKAMSEVEQKDM; via the coding sequence ATGAAAAAAATAAGTTTAATAATTGCAATGATTGTTACATTTTCTTTATCATTAAATGCGTTTTCTTTAGGAAAACTAGGTGAATTTAAATTTGAAAAAGTAAATGGTAACGTTTGGATTATGCACGGTCCACCGGAGAATCCAAGCGTGGAAAACGAAGGTTTTATGAATAACCCATCATTTGTAGAGGGTGAGAATGGTACTATTGTAATTGACCCAGGTGGAAACTACAATGTTGGTAAAAAAATTGTTGCTGAATACAAAAAAGCTACAGACAAGCCTGTTCTAGCTATTCTAAATACTCACAAACATGGAGATCACTGGTTTGCTGGTAAAGCATTTGCTGAAGCGTTTCCAAATGCTCAAAGCTATGCTCATCCAAATATGATTAAGGCATCAAAAGATGGTGAAGCTAGGTTATGGTACAACATCTTAGAGGGTCTTTCTAAAAACCTAAAAGGTACTGATGGTCCATTCCCTTTCCCAACTAAAGTTTTACATGATGGAGATGTTCTTAAAGTTGATGGACATACTTTTAAAGTTTTTCATCCAGAACGTGCACATACAGATACAGATATCTTAATAGAGCATGTAGAGTCTAAAACACTTTGGTTAGGTGATAATCTTATGGATTGTCGTCTTGGTGGTATGGATGAAAGTTCTAGTGTTCATGGGAATATAGCACTTCTTGAAGATATCATTGCTCAAAGAAATGGTTATAAACAATATGATTTATATGTTCCAGGACACGGTCCATCAGATAAAATGCATAAAGTTATTGATCCTTTCCTAAACTACTTTAAAACAGTTCTAAAATGGGCTAAAACAGCTTATGAGGATGGAAAAGAGAGTTATGAAGTTAAAAAAGATGTTGCAGCTGATTTAAAAGATATCCAACATTGGGATGAGTTTGACCGTCAAATGGGCAAACACCTAATGAAAGCAATGTCAGAAGTTGAACAAAAAGATATGTAA
- a CDS encoding ribonuclease J, with the protein MAEENQGNNVSNTVSVESPQEKSKPDTNNNRRPNNNSGGKPNNNNKNKGAARGRRRQSTPVDENLKSFVVINQEAHKQRLNPHYKLDLNSRSKVRITPLGGLGEIGGNITVFETETEAILVDVGMSFPDPDMHGVDILVPDFTYIREIKDKIKAVIITHAHEDHIGAMPYLYKEMQFPIYGSPLPLAMIGNKFDEHHIKEFRKYFNPIEKRKIYEIGEDFKIEWMHMTHSILDSSSLAITTPAGTVIHTGDFKIDHTPVDGYTADLHRLAYYGDKGVLALLSDSTNSYNTNPTPSELSVAPALDRVFSKAEGRVILSTFSSNIHRVYQAIQYGVKYGRKVCVIGRSMERNIEIAMQYDYIKLPKSIFVEPDQIASMSDKDILIVTTGSQGEPSSALFRMSIGEHRHVKIKPTDLIVLSSRAIPGNEGSISGMLNHLQRAGAKVASEKDIHVSGHASIEEQKLMLRLVNPKFFLPIHGEYNHVMRHKETGMMCGVPERNIYIMNDGDTVEIAPKYMRKVKSVRTGKTYIDNQNNHKIEDDIVIDRQKLASDGIVMIVAQVDGQHSKLLSKPLVTTFGLVADKQDKYFAKEIEDTLEQFLLNIKDGLIENPRAMENDLRQVIRKHIYRKMKKYPLIVPHVFVQ; encoded by the coding sequence ATGGCAGAAGAGAATCAGGGAAATAACGTAAGCAATACAGTTAGCGTAGAGAGCCCTCAAGAAAAGAGCAAACCAGATACAAATAACAATAGAAGACCAAATAACAATAGCGGCGGTAAGCCAAACAATAACAACAAAAATAAAGGTGCTGCAAGAGGACGTCGTCGTCAAAGCACACCAGTAGATGAAAATCTAAAGTCTTTCGTTGTTATTAATCAAGAAGCTCATAAGCAGAGACTTAACCCTCACTATAAATTAGATTTAAATTCTAGAAGTAAGGTTCGCATTACTCCACTTGGTGGACTAGGTGAAATTGGTGGAAATATTACAGTTTTTGAAACTGAAACTGAAGCAATTTTAGTTGATGTTGGTATGAGTTTTCCTGATCCAGATATGCATGGTGTTGATATTTTAGTTCCAGATTTCACTTACATTAGAGAGATAAAAGATAAGATTAAAGCCGTAATTATAACTCATGCCCATGAAGATCATATTGGCGCTATGCCATATCTTTATAAAGAGATGCAATTTCCTATATATGGTTCACCGCTTCCATTGGCAATGATAGGCAATAAATTTGATGAGCACCATATTAAAGAGTTTAGAAAATATTTTAATCCTATTGAGAAAAGAAAAATTTATGAGATAGGTGAAGATTTTAAAATTGAGTGGATGCATATGACTCACTCTATTTTAGATTCATCTTCATTAGCAATCACTACACCTGCTGGAACAGTTATCCACACTGGTGACTTTAAAATTGATCATACTCCAGTAGATGGTTATACAGCAGATTTACATAGACTTGCTTATTATGGAGATAAAGGTGTTTTAGCTCTGTTAAGTGACTCTACAAACTCATACAACACGAACCCTACTCCATCAGAACTTAGTGTTGCTCCTGCACTGGACAGAGTATTTTCAAAGGCTGAAGGTAGAGTAATTTTATCTACATTCAGTTCAAATATTCACCGTGTTTATCAAGCTATTCAGTATGGTGTAAAATATGGCCGTAAAGTTTGTGTAATTGGTCGTTCAATGGAGAGAAATATAGAAATTGCTATGCAGTATGATTATATTAAGTTACCAAAAAGTATCTTTGTAGAACCAGATCAGATTGCTTCAATGAGCGATAAAGATATTCTTATTGTAACAACAGGCTCACAAGGTGAGCCAAGTTCAGCTCTATTTAGAATGTCAATCGGTGAACATAGACATGTAAAGATTAAGCCAACGGATTTAATAGTTCTGTCATCTCGTGCTATACCTGGTAATGAGGGTTCAATATCTGGAATGTTGAATCATCTACAACGCGCTGGGGCTAAAGTGGCATCTGAAAAAGACATTCATGTATCAGGTCACGCTTCTATAGAAGAGCAAAAGCTAATGCTTCGTCTTGTAAATCCTAAGTTCTTTTTACCAATACATGGTGAGTATAACCATGTTATGAGACATAAAGAGACAGGTATGATGTGTGGTGTTCCTGAACGTAATATTTATATTATGAATGATGGTGATACGGTAGAGATTGCACCAAAATATATGAGAAAAGTGAAGTCTGTTAGAACAGGAAAAACATATATTGATAATCAAAATAATCATAAGATTGAAGATGATATAGTAATAGACAGACAAAAACTAGCTTCCGATGGTATTGTTATGATTGTTGCTCAGGTTGATGGACAGCACTCTAAACTTCTATCTAAACCACTGGTTACTACATTTGGTTTAGTTGCTGATAAACAAGATAAGTATTTTGCTAAAGAGATTGAAGATACCTTGGAGCAGTTTTTATTAAATATAAAAGATGGATTAATTGAAAACCCTAGAGCGATGGAGAATGATCTTCGTCAAGTTATTAGAAAACACATCTATAGAAAAATGAAAAAGTATCCACTTATTGTTCCACATGTATTCGTACAATAA
- a CDS encoding purine-nucleoside phosphorylase, producing MIICAGNNETFDFAQPTGVGLIETAMNLTRLCLFDKPEFLLFVGSAGSYGEHKIFDIIESKTASNIELGFLNNDAYSPLDNVVSTNIDKTKKDVIVNSSNYISTNEELTKKFQNFGIGCENMEFFAVLRVAQEFDIPAGGVFCITNYTNKNAHEDFIKNHEEAKELLTLHVRKRIKELTAK from the coding sequence ATGATAATCTGCGCAGGAAACAATGAAACTTTTGATTTTGCACAACCAACGGGAGTAGGGCTAATAGAAACAGCAATGAACCTGACAAGACTTTGTCTATTTGATAAACCTGAGTTTTTGCTTTTTGTAGGAAGTGCAGGTAGTTATGGAGAACATAAAATATTTGACATAATCGAATCAAAAACAGCTTCAAACATTGAACTTGGCTTTTTAAATAATGATGCTTACTCTCCTTTAGATAATGTTGTTTCTACTAACATAGATAAAACAAAAAAAGATGTTATAGTCAACTCATCAAACTATATATCAACAAACGAAGAACTAACAAAAAAATTTCAAAACTTTGGTATAGGGTGTGAAAACATGGAATTTTTCGCTGTTTTAAGAGTAGCACAAGAGTTTGATATTCCTGCTGGCGGTGTTTTTTGTATAACAAACTATACTAACAAAAATGCTCATGAAGATTTTATAAAAAATCACGAAGAGGCAAAAGAGTTACTAACTTTACATGTAAGAAAGAGAATTAAGGAACTAACAGCTAAATGA
- a CDS encoding WD40 repeat domain-containing protein, translating into MSRIYECQISKSNITSLKVLDNNNFAYSTKLHGIILIDLNKCETKKNITNKYLNPSATAHSFSPNSKIFAFTNNHMIYVIDIETNETLQTIQTPDEDITMLSFDSSSTYIIAGTANGRVLQYRHNKTSLLARLCSFPHNRSSIYLNIKDNEIFVSAFAFHKKMFASAGYDGAIFIIDLFSHSDRKIITHNRTRVETLCFADENTLISGNSDGTIDITSLGNTKVHKTINTPLSTVKHIILMPNPDYIMVAGRTNIVTIIDIKKLKITHNKYLELSSNIVKIDIANGEYLVVAQENNKIVIIELPSIAKLKSLITHNSLEDAYKLILKEPMLQGSYEHKALEDKFRDDYLYATKALINQNKILAVNKLEIYKNIHSKQNEIKNLFEAFANFERFNSLFLENKYALAYSMSSRFPPLKLTPQYIKMEQIFKVAFSNAQRHIARGDIDGAKALLYGYNTVISKKQIIRLILTQNKEFIEFLEAVKNKDFININRLININALFTQIPNYLLLNDEIEDKLENIKYNINIGEIDTAKKFICALENIPSVSKKVQMLDIECKNLLLLQAAYEINNFKSCYEILDSHKSLAQTELAILLEKHWSKLMHQCEEYALNGNIKDIKKTLGNLIGLSTRNNKIGDLIRVSFHVRIKMLIQTKNFGGAETIIYTYIDIFGIDSEISQIMKKFEKISSIKLAISQNQSDRRSRNSWTHSDIIMKQEP; encoded by the coding sequence ATGTCAAGAATCTATGAATGCCAAATATCTAAATCAAATATTACCAGTTTAAAAGTTTTAGATAACAACAATTTTGCTTACAGCACTAAACTTCATGGTATCATACTCATAGACTTAAATAAATGTGAAACCAAGAAAAATATTACAAATAAATATTTAAATCCAAGCGCAACTGCCCACTCCTTTAGTCCAAACTCCAAAATATTTGCTTTTACAAATAACCACATGATATATGTAATAGATATAGAAACAAATGAGACTCTACAAACCATACAAACACCAGATGAAGATATTACAATGTTGAGTTTTGATTCATCATCTACATATATTATTGCAGGAACTGCAAATGGAAGAGTGCTTCAATATAGACATAATAAAACATCTCTTCTTGCAAGACTATGTTCATTTCCTCATAATCGCTCTAGTATATATTTAAATATTAAAGATAATGAAATCTTTGTGAGTGCCTTTGCATTTCATAAAAAAATGTTTGCAAGTGCCGGTTATGACGGTGCAATTTTTATAATAGATTTATTCTCTCATAGTGATAGAAAGATAATCACTCACAATAGAACACGAGTTGAGACCTTATGTTTTGCAGATGAAAACACTTTAATAAGCGGCAATAGTGATGGAACCATTGATATTACATCACTTGGCAATACAAAAGTTCATAAAACTATAAACACTCCTTTATCAACTGTAAAACATATTATTTTAATGCCAAACCCTGACTACATAATGGTGGCAGGAAGAACAAATATTGTTACAATAATTGATATTAAAAAATTAAAAATTACACATAATAAGTATCTTGAATTAAGCTCAAATATTGTTAAAATAGACATTGCTAATGGTGAATATTTAGTAGTTGCTCAGGAGAATAATAAAATAGTAATTATAGAGCTTCCTAGTATAGCAAAATTAAAATCACTAATTACCCACAACTCTCTTGAGGATGCCTACAAACTTATACTTAAAGAGCCAATGCTTCAAGGTTCATATGAGCATAAAGCACTTGAAGATAAATTTAGAGATGATTATTTGTATGCTACAAAAGCATTAATAAATCAAAATAAAATCCTAGCAGTTAATAAACTAGAAATATATAAAAATATACACTCAAAGCAGAATGAAATTAAAAATCTTTTTGAAGCATTTGCAAATTTTGAAAGATTTAATAGTCTCTTTTTAGAAAATAAGTATGCCTTAGCTTATTCTATGTCTTCCAGGTTCCCTCCTCTTAAACTTACCCCCCAATATATAAAAATGGAACAGATATTTAAAGTAGCCTTTTCAAATGCTCAAAGACATATAGCGAGAGGAGATATAGATGGTGCTAAAGCTCTTTTGTATGGATACAATACAGTAATATCCAAAAAACAAATAATAAGGCTTATATTGACTCAAAATAAAGAGTTTATTGAGTTTTTAGAAGCCGTTAAAAATAAAGACTTTATTAATATAAACAGATTAATAAACATAAATGCTCTATTTACGCAAATCCCTAATTATCTTCTACTCAATGATGAGATAGAAGATAAATTGGAAAATATAAAATATAATATCAATATTGGTGAGATTGATACTGCAAAAAAGTTTATTTGCGCACTTGAAAATATCCCATCAGTTAGTAAAAAAGTTCAAATGCTTGATATTGAATGCAAAAACTTACTTCTACTTCAAGCAGCATATGAAATAAATAATTTTAAATCATGTTATGAAATTTTAGATTCACATAAATCTCTTGCTCAAACAGAGTTAGCAATACTTCTTGAGAAACATTGGTCAAAACTAATGCATCAGTGTGAAGAGTATGCACTGAACGGGAATATAAAAGATATCAAAAAAACACTTGGTAATCTTATTGGCTTATCAACTAGGAACAATAAAATTGGTGACCTCATAAGAGTAAGTTTTCATGTTAGAATAAAAATGTTAATACAAACAAAAAACTTTGGAGGTGCGGAAACTATTATTTACACATATATAGATATATTTGGTATTGACAGCGAAATAAGCCAGATAATGAAAAAATTTGAAAAAATATCATCTATTAAGTTAGCTATTAGTCAAAACCAATCAGATAGACGCTCAAGAAACAGCTGGACACATTCTGATATTATAATGAAGCAGGAGCCATAA
- the fliI gene encoding flagellar protein export ATPase FliI, with the protein MPFSSLKKRISDRNYSTSFGQVVKINATVVTATGLKVSISDMVKIVSNDKNQETMGMVTEIDGETFFITPFSFVEGFCSGDKVFLDQTGLNIPVGDSLLGRVVDPFMRPIDGKGVINTSKLAPIIKSPIAAMKRGMIDEVFSVGVKSIDGLLTCGKGQKLGIFAGSGVGKSTLMGMIVRGSDAPIKVVALIGERGREVPEFIEKNLGGNLENTVIVVATSDDSPLMRKYGAFAAMSVAEFFKDQGLDVLFIMDSVTRFAMAQREIGLALGEPPTSKGYPPSSLTLLPQLMERAGKEEGKGSITAFFTVLIEGDDMSDPIADQSRSILDGHIVLSRELTDFGIYPPIHILNSASRVMNDIISPEHFRAVIKFRRLYTLLKENEVLIRIGAYAKGSDYELDEAINKKEEMERFMSQGSTFQSPFDEGLEILLKLMAPASL; encoded by the coding sequence ATGCCATTTAGCTCACTAAAGAAAAGAATCTCTGACAGAAACTACTCTACATCATTTGGTCAGGTTGTTAAAATAAATGCTACTGTAGTAACTGCTACAGGCCTTAAAGTTAGCATTAGTGATATGGTTAAGATTGTTTCTAATGACAAAAATCAGGAAACTATGGGAATGGTTACTGAGATTGATGGGGAAACTTTTTTCATAACTCCGTTTAGTTTCGTTGAGGGGTTCTGCTCAGGTGACAAAGTGTTTCTAGATCAGACAGGTCTTAACATCCCTGTTGGCGATTCTTTACTTGGGCGAGTGGTAGATCCGTTTATGAGGCCAATTGATGGCAAGGGAGTTATCAACACCTCTAAACTAGCACCAATTATAAAATCCCCAATTGCAGCCATGAAGCGTGGAATGATAGACGAAGTGTTTAGTGTGGGAGTGAAAAGTATAGATGGACTTTTAACATGTGGAAAAGGTCAGAAACTAGGAATATTTGCAGGAAGTGGAGTCGGAAAATCAACTCTTATGGGGATGATTGTTCGGGGATCAGATGCACCCATAAAAGTAGTTGCTCTTATTGGTGAGAGGGGCAGAGAAGTACCTGAATTTATAGAGAAAAATTTAGGTGGAAATTTAGAGAATACCGTCATTGTAGTTGCGACAAGCGATGACTCTCCGCTTATGAGAAAATATGGTGCCTTTGCAGCTATGAGTGTTGCCGAATTTTTCAAAGATCAGGGATTGGATGTTCTTTTTATTATGGACTCTGTTACTAGATTTGCAATGGCTCAAAGAGAGATTGGTCTAGCACTCGGTGAACCGCCAACCTCAAAAGGCTATCCCCCTTCATCTTTGACGTTACTTCCCCAACTAATGGAGCGTGCCGGAAAAGAGGAAGGAAAAGGTTCTATAACTGCATTTTTTACAGTTTTAATAGAAGGTGACGATATGAGCGACCCAATCGCTGATCAGTCTCGTTCTATTTTAGACGGGCATATAGTTTTGTCTCGTGAGCTTACAGATTTCGGAATTTATCCCCCTATTCATATTTTAAATTCAGCGTCTAGAGTGATGAATGATATAATCTCCCCTGAACATTTTAGAGCTGTAATAAAATTCAGAAGACTATACACACTTTTAAAAGAGAATGAAGTTCTTATCCGCATAGGTGCATACGCAAAAGGGAGTGATTATGAGTTGGATGAAGCAATAAATAAAAAAGAGGAGATGGAGAGATTTATGAGCCAAGGCTCAACATTTCAAAGTCCATTTGACGAGGGTTTGGAAATTCTTTTAAAACTTATGGCTCCTGCTTCATTATAA
- the folE gene encoding GTP cyclohydrolase I FolE, protein MSNKQDLEFENAVKTMMFHVGENPSREGLLKTPQRVRKAHEFIFGGYKEDPKEILESAMFTSSNDEMVLLKDIEFYSTCEHHLLPIIGRVHVAYIPDGKVVGLSKIPRVVNVFARRMQIQEQLTEQIADSIMESIQPKGVAVVIQARHMCMEMRGVEKINSTTTSSALRGLFKKDEKTRSEFFSLINSPTGTRY, encoded by the coding sequence TTGTCAAACAAACAAGATTTAGAATTTGAAAATGCTGTCAAAACGATGATGTTCCACGTTGGAGAGAATCCAAGCAGGGAAGGGCTTTTAAAAACACCTCAGAGGGTTAGAAAAGCTCATGAGTTTATTTTTGGCGGCTACAAAGAAGATCCAAAAGAGATACTTGAATCTGCTATGTTTACAAGCTCTAACGATGAGATGGTTTTACTAAAAGATATAGAGTTTTACTCTACATGTGAGCATCACCTTCTGCCTATTATAGGTAGAGTGCATGTAGCTTACATTCCTGATGGAAAAGTTGTAGGTTTATCTAAGATTCCACGTGTTGTAAATGTGTTTGCACGCCGCATGCAGATTCAAGAACAACTGACTGAGCAGATAGCAGATTCAATAATGGAGTCAATTCAACCAAAAGGTGTTGCTGTTGTAATTCAAGCACGTCACATGTGCATGGAGATGAGAGGAGTTGAAAAGATTAACTCAACTACAACTTCATCGGCTCTTCGCGGTTTATTTAAAAAAGATGAAAAGACCAGAAGTGAATTCTTCTCTTTAATCAATTCTCCGACCGGAACTAGATACTAA
- the hisF gene encoding imidazole glycerol phosphate synthase subunit HisF codes for MNYFAKRIIPCLDVKDGRVVKGVNFVGLKDAGDPVEVAKRYNEEGADEITFLDITASSDNRDTIVDIVAQVAREIFIPLTVGGGIRKLDDIYKLLNVGCDKVSVNSAAIKRPELIDEGAKRFGSQCIVTAIDVKKCGDRYHVFLNGGRVDTGIDAVEWAKEVVNRGSGEILLTSMDADGTKAGFELNITEQISKAVNVPVIASGGAGTMKHIKEAFEAGADAALAASIFHYKEIDIMDLKHYLHDNNIPVRL; via the coding sequence ATGAACTATTTTGCTAAAAGAATTATCCCTTGTCTTGATGTTAAAGATGGGCGTGTCGTTAAGGGTGTTAACTTTGTTGGACTGAAGGATGCAGGTGATCCTGTTGAAGTTGCAAAAAGATACAACGAAGAGGGTGCTGACGAAATTACCTTTTTAGATATAACAGCATCAAGTGATAATCGCGATACTATAGTAGATATAGTTGCCCAAGTAGCACGCGAGATTTTCATACCGCTAACTGTTGGTGGCGGAATAAGAAAACTAGATGATATTTACAAACTTTTAAACGTTGGCTGTGACAAAGTTAGTGTTAACTCTGCAGCTATTAAAAGACCTGAGCTTATAGACGAAGGTGCTAAAAGATTTGGTTCTCAATGTATAGTAACAGCAATTGATGTTAAAAAGTGTGGAGACAGATATCATGTGTTTTTAAATGGTGGTCGTGTTGATACAGGTATTGATGCTGTAGAATGGGCTAAAGAAGTAGTTAATCGTGGTAGTGGGGAGATACTCCTAACTTCCATGGACGCGGATGGGACCAAGGCAGGATTTGAGCTAAACATTACAGAGCAAATATCTAAGGCTGTCAATGTCCCTGTTATTGCAAGTGGTGGAGCTGGAACTATGAAACATATAAAAGAAGCATTTGAAGCAGGTGCTGATGCTGCACTTGCTGCTAGTATTTTTCACTATAAAGAAATAGATATTATGGATTTAAAACATTATCTACATGACAACAATATACCAGTAAGGCTATAG